A stretch of DNA from Clostridium sp. JN-9:
AAAGCAAGTGGATACATATGTACCTGCAAAAAAGAACATGACAATATACCAAGAAGCTGTAAAAATAGCAATCTCCGAAGACAAGTGGCAAAAACACCCTAACAGGAAAAGGAAAACTCAAGAAATACACCTGGTTAAGGATCTAGGTATGATGTGGCAAAGTAATACACCGGATAAAGATGTTGACTTGTGCGCCTGTGTCGTTCATGATAAAAAAGATAATGAATACTATGTATTTTTAACCACAGACACAAATAAAACTGCAAAACAAATAATAAATACTTATGAACTAAGACCAGAAATTGAAGAAGACTATAGACAAATAAAAGACTTTTGGAAATTAGAAGATTTTAAGAGTACAAAATATAATTTTATAACTTTTCATATAGTTATGACACTCATTGGCTACATGTATTTTCAACTATTCAAAAACATGGAGAAGGGAAATAAGTATTCAGGCAAGTCCCTCCCTGTAATTATTAAGAATTATAAAGAAGATAAGCAAAAGTCAGTTATAATATATTCTGGTCAATATTTTGGCGTATTTTCCTTTATTGAATTTATTCAATTGTATGCTGGCTGCTCCGCAGAGGTAAGGAAACTTCTTGATCCAACCTTGGCTTTAGTATAGCAGGGTTGGAGGGCTACGCCCAAATTACGAATTGAAGATTTATTATAATAATTGCAGAAGCAATGACAATAAAAACTGATATAAAAAAAGTAAAAATTAATTTTTTAGTTACCCTCATTTTAATCACCTTAAAAATATTTTATTATATATAACTAAATATATTCAACGTGTTAAAATTCATAACCATATAATTTTATATATCTATAAAAGCCGTAATATACGTATTACAGCTTTTAGATTATATATTTACTTTTTTGTTTCTGTTACAGACTTTGCACTGACATCCTTTTCGCTTTTCTTATATTGAACTGGTTGGTTCTCTTCCTGAGAAGGCCTTTTTGTACCTTTTTTAGCCAAAATAATCACTCCTAAAATAATTTATAAGCATATTATCTTTCATTTTAGAAACATTATTCATATAAATATTTAATTTTCTATTTTATAAATTCTCAGCTTATTAAAAAAGATTCCAATTAAACCACCCAGGCAGGAAAAAATTATAATAATTCTATATGTATTTTTTGAAAATAAACCAATAGCCACTCCGATGAGCATTCCAAGTATTAATCCAATGGATAATCCTGAAAATTCACTATTTTCTTTATTATTTTCAAACATATACCCTCCACCTTTCATCAAAAACACATTTAATCTATACCTAAATATTAACCTAAAATGCAATGCTATTTATTACATAAATGGTTAATTTGAATTACAAAACGTTTACAAAATATTCTGAATATATTTGCAGAAGAATGCTTTTGAAAAGTATTTATTTTGAATCTTCAGTTTATGTAGTATAATATATACAAAATATTGTAAGGAGGGCATACAAATGAAAATAGACTTTTGTGGTGCAGCGGGCAGTGTAACTGGATCATGCCATGCTTTAAAAATAAATGGAAAGCTTGTTCTGCTTGACTGCGGATTATACCAGGGAAAAGATGAAAAGGATTATGGCAATGAAACTTTCAGCTTCAACCCGAAAGATGTAGATTATATTCTCATATCACATGCACACATAGATCATATTGGCAGAATTCCCCTGCTTTATAAACAGGGCTTTAAGGGAAAAATATACTGTACAGAAGCTACAAGAGATTTAGCCAGGGTTATGCTCATAGACAGCGGCCACATTCAGGAACAGGAAGTGGAATGGAAAAACAGGAAAAGGCAAAGACAAGGCTTGGATCCTATCGAGCCCCTTTATACTGCAAAAATTGCTGAATTATCATCATATTTAATTAGCGGATATCCTTATGATTCTATTATAGAAATATTTGACGGACTTAAAATAAGATTTAGGGATGCAGGGCATTTATTAGGTTCTGCAATTATTGAATTATTTATTAATGAAAATGGAAATAATATTAAATTAGTTTATTCTGGAGACTTGGGTAATATAAATATTCCCCTATTAAAAGATCCTGCTTTAATAGAGGATACAGATTATCTATTAATGGAAACAACTTATGGAAACAGAGATCATGAAAAAATTCAAAGCCAGGTATTCGGCTTAGTAGATATTATTAAAAGCACCATGAAAAAAGGCGGAAATGTTATAATACCGTCATTTGCTGTTGGAAGAACGCAGGAAGTTTTGTATGAACTCAATAATTACATTGAAGATAGGGTTTTAAAGGATATAAATGTTTATGTGGATAGCCCTTTGGCTGATGAAGCAACTAAGATATTTGAGGATTATAGAAAATATTATGATGAGGATGCATTAAAAATACTGCAGCGTGGAGATGATCCATTGAAATTTGAGGGCTTGAAATTTACTAAATCTGCAGAAGACTCAATGAAGTTAAATAAAATTACAACTGGTGCTGTAATTATTTCTGCCAGCGGCATGTGTGATGCAGGCAGGATAAGACATCATTTGAAGCATAATTTATGGAGAAGGGAATGTTCCATAGTATTTGTGGGCTATCAGGCTGAAGGTACCCTTGGAAGAGCATTGATTGATGGAGCAAGAAAGGTAAAGTTATTTGGAGAAGAAATAGCTGTAAATGCTAAAATTATTAATCTGCCTGGACTTTCCGGCCACGCTGACAGAAGCGGATTATTAAGATGGCTTCATGGCTTTAAGGAAAAACCTAAGAAGGTAATCTTAATTCATGGAGACAATGAGGAAAGGGAGTCTTTTAAAGATTTAATAATGAGTGAAGGATACAATGTATTTTGTCCTAAGTTAGGTGATACATTTGATACAAATCTGCCTTTTGGAGAATCAAAAGTAAAAAATGAAATTTATAAAATTCTTGACAGCTATAATAATATTGAGGGAGAAAATAAAGAAGAAATTTTGGCAAAGATTAAGCAGGTTTTAGATAAATGCCAATAATATTATAATTTCAGGAAAGTAAGCATACATGAACTTACATTCAAAGTTTATGTATGCTTTTATGTAACAATTTACATCCACTTCTTTTTTCTAAAATATCTAATCATGATTATGGATATAATCGTAATAATTATCCAAAACATTGGATATGAATACTGCCAGGACAGCTCAGGCATATTTTTAAAATTCATGCCATAAACTCCAGCTAAAAAAGTTGCAGGAATAAATATGGTGGAGAAAATAGTTAAAAACTTCATAACTTCATTCATCTTATTGCTTATACTTGAAAGATAGGTGTCAAGCATTCCAGTAATAATATCAATAAATAATTGAGATGTATCAATAATTTCATATACATGATCATTTACATCTTTGAAGTATACTAATGTAGATTCATTTATATTGGGCAAATCACCTCTCTGCAGGGAATTAACCACTTCTCTTAATGGCCATACAGCCTTTCTGAAAATAATCATCTCCCTTTTTAACTCATATATTTCTTTTAATGTATCCCTGGAAACATTATTTATTACATTATCCTCAAATAGATCAATCTTATCTTCTATACTTTCAAGGGCTGAAAAGTAATTATCCACAACAGTATCTATTATTGTATAACACAGATAATCTGCTCCTAAACTTCTAAATGACCCCTTTGAATTTCTTAATCTTTTAATTATTGGCTGAAATACATTGCTTTTTCTTTCCTGAAAGGATATTAAATAATTTTTACCTAAAATCAGGCTTAGCTGCTCTAAATTTGTCTTTTCAGATTCTTCATTATATATGGCTATTTTCAGGGTAATAAGTACATATCCCTTATATTCATCTACTTTAGGCCTTTGATTTGTATTTAAAATATCTTCCAGTACTAAAGGGTGAATTGAAAATTTTGTTCCTATTTCCTTAATTAAGTCAATATCATTTAATCCATCAATATTTACCCAGGTTACTAAATTATTATCTATTTTTTCAGGTACGTCTTTTATTTCAGCCTGATCAAAAAAGCTGTTATTGAAACGTATTAATTGTATTTTTATATTATTATTAATATGATTTCCAATATGTATTAAAGTCCCTGGCTGATATCCTGATTTTATGGATCTGTTTTTGGTAATTCTTCTTTGTTTCATATTTATCCCCTATTTCTTAGTTTATACTTAAAAAATATACCCGCAATCTTGACATGACTGAACCCATATTATATTATTTAAGATAGTGCAGATGTTGTATTCTGCATATTTTGGGTATATCCCTTTCATCTTCAGATGAAAGGTTTTTATTTATTTAATTTTATCACAAATTAAAACATAGGAGTGAAGAAAATGGCTAACAAAGTTAGAACAAGATATGCACCAAGCCCAACTGGGTATATGCATATAGGTAACTTAAGAACTGCATTATACGCATATTTAATTGCAAAGCATAATAATGGTGACTTTATTTTAAGAATTGAAGATACTGACCAGGAAAGATTTGTAGAAGGTGCTGTTGATGTAATTTACAATACATTAAAAATCACAGGACTTAAACATGATGAAGGACCCGATATAGGAGGCCCTGTTGGTCCTTATGTTCAAAGTGAAAGAAAAGATATTTATTTAAAATATGCTAAAAAACTAATTGAAAAAGGAGAAGCTTACTACTGCTTTTGTACTAAGGAAAGGCTTGATATTTTAAGAACAAATGCTGAAGCTCTTAAAAGACCATTTAAATATGATAAGCACTGCCTTGGCCTTTCAAAAGAAGAAATAGAAAAAAACTTAGCAGCAGGTATTCCATATGTAATCCGTCAAAACAATCCTGATACAGGAACCACTACTTTTGATGATGAAATATATGGAAGAATCTCAGTTGATAATTCAGAATTAGATGATATGATATTAATTAAATCTGATGGAATGCCTACATACAATTTTGCCAACGTTGTTGATGACCACTTAATGGGAATCACTCATGTTGTAAGAGGCAGTGAATATTTATCATCTTCTCCAAAATATAACAGATTGTATGAAGCTTTTGGCTGGGAAGTTCCAATTTATGTACATTGTCCTCCAATAATGAAGGATGCACATCAGAAATTAAGTAAGAGAAATGGCGATGCATCATTTGAAGATTTGCTTGAAAAGGGATATTTAAAAGAAGCAGTTTTAAACTATATTTCTCTTTTAGGATGGAATCCTGGAAATGAGAAAGAAATATTTTCTCTTCAGGACTTAGTTGAAGTATTTGATTATCATAATATAAGCAAATCTCCTGCTATTTTTGACAGTGTCAAGTTAAAATGGATGAATGGTGAATACATAAAAAAGATGTCTCTGGAACAATTTCATGAATTAGCTGTTCCATATTATAAAAAAACTCTAAAGAAACAGTATAATTTAATTAAAATATCAGAGCTTCTCCATAGCAGATGTGAAGTCCTCAGTGAAATACCTGAAATGATAGATTTCATAGATGAACTTCCTGAATATTCAATTGATATGTATGTTCACAAAAAGATGAAGACAAATTATGAAAATTCACTTGTAAGTTTGGAAAAGGTCCTTCCAAAGCTTGAGCAGATTCAGCAGTGGAGCTTTGATGCTGTACAAGATGTATGTATGAGTACAGTAGCTGAACTGGGAGTTAAAAACGGAGTTGTACTATGGCCTGTAAGAACTGCCGTTTCCGGAAAACAATTTACTCCTGGTGGAGCTTTTGAAATAGCAGAAATTATAGGAAAAGACGAAACTATTAAAAGAATTAAAATTGGAATTGAAAAACTTAAAGCTGTACAAAAATAATAACTTCAATTAAATTCTAAAATAAAAATGGCTCTTCTGGAGCCATTTTTATTATCTATTAAAGTTATAGATTATTTTGTTTTATACATGCTTCAACTACATGCTTGCATAATACAGATGTAGTAATTGAACCAATGCCACCTGGTACAGGAGTTATCATAGATGCTTTATTTACGCAGTCCTCTGTATAAACATCACCGCATATTTTACCATTAGGATCCACATTAATTCCAACATCTATTACTACTGCATTTTCTTTTATATAATCTGAATTAATCATGTTTGCTTTGCCAATGCCCACTATTAATATATCAGCCTTTGATGTTATATCCTGTATATCTGAAGTTTTGGAGTGACATATTGTTACTGTGCAGTTTTCATTTAATAAAAGCATAGAAACAGGTTTACCAACCACCATGGATCTGCCAATTACCACAGCTCTTTTGCCCGACATCTGCACATTATAATATTTCAAAGTTTCTATTACTGCAGCAGGTGTACATGGGATAAACCCTGATTTATCACCTTCCATTAATTTTGCCACATTAAATGGACTGAAGCAGTCTACATCTTTATCCTCTGAAATTACATATTTTATTTTATCTTCCCTTAATTGTTTAGGTAAAGGCCTGAATATCAGTATGCCATTGGTGTTTTTATTTTCATTTTCTTTTTTTAATTCTTCAATAAATTCATTTTCACTTATTTCTTTATGATATTCTTTTATTTCAGTTTCAATGCCTATCATTGATGCTCTTTTCACTGCACCCTTTTCATAGGCTAAATCACTTCCGTTATTTCCAACTCTCATAATAGTAAGCTTTGGAACTATGCCTTTGGATTTTAAAACATTAACTTTATTAATTAAGTCTTTTGTTATTTTTTCAGCAACTGGCTTTCCATTAATAATATTACCCATAAAAATCTCCTCTTAAAATCATTAGAACAATCCGCTGATTACTCCATTTTCATCAACATCTATTTTTTCGGCAGCAGGGAATTTTGGAAGTCCTGGCATTTTCATGATGTTGCCTGTAATTGCAACAACAAATCCAGCTCCTGCTGATATGGTTACCTGTCTAACGGTAATATTAAACCCAGTTGGTCTTCCAAGTTTTGTTTTATCATCTGTTAAAGAATATTGTGTTTTAGCGATACATACAGGAGTATGTATAAATCCATTCTTTTCGATTTCAGCAATTTCTTTTTCAGCTTGTGCTGTATAAATTACATCATCTGCTCCGTATATTTTTTGTGCAATAGCTTTTATCTTATCTTTAATAGGAAGTTCTTCATCATAGCAGAACTTAAAATTGTTTTGTGACTTATCAATAAGTTTTAATACTTCATTGGCAACTTCTTTTCCGCCTTCTCCACCTTTTTCCCATACATCTGATATTTTTACATTAACACCTAATTCATTGCACTTTTTCTCGACAAGATTTATTTCACTTTCTGTATCTGTTGGGAATTTATTTAATGCAACTACAGCAGGTAATCCAAAAACCTTTGTTATATTTTCAACATGTTTTAAAAGATTTGGCAATCCTTTTTCTAATGCTGAAAGGTTCTCACTGCTCAATTCATTTTTTGGAACGCCGCCGTTATATTTTAAAGCTCTAACCGTTGCCACAATTATAACTGCATCAGGCTTTAAGCCAGCCATCCTGCACTTAATGTCAATAAACTTTTCTGCACCCAGGTCGGCGCCGAAGCCTGCTTCTGTAACCACATAATCCCCAAAATGAAGAGCCATTTTAGTAGCCATTAATGAATTACATCCATGGGCTATATTGGCAAACGGTCCTCCATGAATAAATGCAGGAGTTCCTTCCAAAGTCTGAACAAGATTTGGTTTTAATGCATCCTTCAGAAGTGCTGCCATAGCACCCTGTGCATTAAGCTGGCCTGCAGTTACCGGATTGCCGCTTCTTGAATAGCCTATAACTATTTTTGAAAGTCTGTCCTTTAAATCAGTAATATCTTTTGCAAGGCAGAAAATAGCCATAACTTCTGATGCAACTGTAATGTCAAATCCGTCTTCTCTAGGCATACCATTAACTTTACCGCCCAGGCCGCTTACTATGGACCTAAGCTGCCTGTCATTCATGTCTACACATCTTCTCCATGTTATTCTTCTTGGATCTATATCTAATGCATTCCCCTGATATATATGATTATCTATCATAGCAGCTAATAAATTATTGGCTGCTCCTATAGCATGAATATCACCTGTAAAATGCAGATTGATGTCTTCCATTGGCACTACCTGAGCATATCCACCGCCTGCAGCCCCTCCTTTAATTCCAAATACAGGGCCTAAAGATGGTTCTCTTAAAGCTACTATTGCTTTTTTGCCCAATTTAGAAAGTGCATCTGCTATTCCAATAGATGTGGTTGTTTTTCCCTCTCCTGCTGGTGTAGGGTTAATAGCAGTTGTAAGTATAAGTTTACCATGTCTGTTTGTTGATTCATCCTTTAATAAGTTGTAGTTAACTTTTGCTTTGTATTTTCCATAATATTCAATATCATCCTCAGATATTCCAATCTTTGCTGCAATATCCTTTATGTGCTGTAATTTAGCATTTTGTGCAATCTCAATGTCTGACATAATCTTCATTTTGTTACCCCCTGCTTAATATTAAGTAATTTAAATAATTTTATTTGTTGGTCTGCAAAATAAAATCTAATATTCTTACTATTCAAAATATTACACTTAAGTATCATTATACCCCATAAACAATAATATTCAACAAGTTCCATTTCATTTTAAATATCATTACACCTTATTTTATATAGAATTTCTATTTTATAGTTTGATTATTAAACAAGTTATAAATTTAATTAGACATTTTTCCCTCAAATACTTAAATATATGCATAATAAAGAACATACAATGATGTTACTACTGAGCCTGTTTATTTGAAGTCATGCATTCATTTGTGAAATCCAGATGCTTTCTCATGCACATGGCAGCATTTTTTGGATTATGCTCCTTCAAAGCATTGTATATATCTACATGCTGCTGAAGAAGAACATCTCTATTATCTTCAACAGACAATATTTTTTTCCTTGCATCTTTTATAAATGAATCAATTAATAAAGAAACGGCATTTAAAATGTTTAGTATCAACAAATTTTTTGTTGATTGTGCTATAAGATAATGAAATTCCTTATCTATTTTCACACCATTTGAAGAATCATCATTATTATTTTTAAACTGCATAATTAAGCTTTTCATGTGTTCTAATTCATCATCATCTATTCTTTTAGCTGCTAAAGCTGTAGTTTCAATTTCCATTACTTTTCTAAGCTCAAGAATTTCTTCAGGGGTGCTTTCCTGCAGCATAAACATTATTGATAAAGGTTCATATAAGCTGCTTTCAAAGCTTTCCTTAATAAAATTGCCCTCTCCCTGCTTGCATTCTATAAGGCCAATAATCTGCAAGGCTCTTAATGCCTCTCTTATTGATGTTCTGCTTACCTGCAGCTGCTCAACAAGTTCCCTTTCAGAAGGAAGTTTGTCCCCCTTTTTAAGATTTCCATTAACTATCATATCTTTTATTTGATCTATTACCTGTTCATAGACTTTTGTATTTTTAATTGGACTAAACATTATTTTACCTCTTTGCCTTTCATTAAAACATTATTGGAAATTCCAATAGGTTTACTTCTTATGAATCACTCAGCTGCACGTACTTCTCCCAATTAATTACCATGTAGAATAAACTTACCACATCCTGCTTATTATATTGCAGTATCTTTTCCACTTTACTCCCAGGCATTCTTTTAATATAAGTTGAGTCCTTCACCATTTTACTGAATGTTTTTGCTAA
This window harbors:
- a CDS encoding MBL fold metallo-hydrolase → MKIDFCGAAGSVTGSCHALKINGKLVLLDCGLYQGKDEKDYGNETFSFNPKDVDYILISHAHIDHIGRIPLLYKQGFKGKIYCTEATRDLARVMLIDSGHIQEQEVEWKNRKRQRQGLDPIEPLYTAKIAELSSYLISGYPYDSIIEIFDGLKIRFRDAGHLLGSAIIELFINENGNNIKLVYSGDLGNINIPLLKDPALIEDTDYLLMETTYGNRDHEKIQSQVFGLVDIIKSTMKKGGNVIIPSFAVGRTQEVLYELNNYIEDRVLKDINVYVDSPLADEATKIFEDYRKYYDEDALKILQRGDDPLKFEGLKFTKSAEDSMKLNKITTGAVIISASGMCDAGRIRHHLKHNLWRRECSIVFVGYQAEGTLGRALIDGARKVKLFGEEIAVNAKIINLPGLSGHADRSGLLRWLHGFKEKPKKVILIHGDNEERESFKDLIMSEGYNVFCPKLGDTFDTNLPFGESKVKNEIYKILDSYNNIEGENKEEILAKIKQVLDKCQ
- the corA gene encoding magnesium/cobalt transporter CorA, with protein sequence MKQRRITKNRSIKSGYQPGTLIHIGNHINNNIKIQLIRFNNSFFDQAEIKDVPEKIDNNLVTWVNIDGLNDIDLIKEIGTKFSIHPLVLEDILNTNQRPKVDEYKGYVLITLKIAIYNEESEKTNLEQLSLILGKNYLISFQERKSNVFQPIIKRLRNSKGSFRSLGADYLCYTIIDTVVDNYFSALESIEDKIDLFEDNVINNVSRDTLKEIYELKREMIIFRKAVWPLREVVNSLQRGDLPNINESTLVYFKDVNDHVYEIIDTSQLFIDIITGMLDTYLSSISNKMNEVMKFLTIFSTIFIPATFLAGVYGMNFKNMPELSWQYSYPMFWIIITIISIIMIRYFRKKKWM
- the gltX gene encoding glutamate--tRNA ligase; the encoded protein is MANKVRTRYAPSPTGYMHIGNLRTALYAYLIAKHNNGDFILRIEDTDQERFVEGAVDVIYNTLKITGLKHDEGPDIGGPVGPYVQSERKDIYLKYAKKLIEKGEAYYCFCTKERLDILRTNAEALKRPFKYDKHCLGLSKEEIEKNLAAGIPYVIRQNNPDTGTTTFDDEIYGRISVDNSELDDMILIKSDGMPTYNFANVVDDHLMGITHVVRGSEYLSSSPKYNRLYEAFGWEVPIYVHCPPIMKDAHQKLSKRNGDASFEDLLEKGYLKEAVLNYISLLGWNPGNEKEIFSLQDLVEVFDYHNISKSPAIFDSVKLKWMNGEYIKKMSLEQFHELAVPYYKKTLKKQYNLIKISELLHSRCEVLSEIPEMIDFIDELPEYSIDMYVHKKMKTNYENSLVSLEKVLPKLEQIQQWSFDAVQDVCMSTVAELGVKNGVVLWPVRTAVSGKQFTPGGAFEIAEIIGKDETIKRIKIGIEKLKAVQK
- a CDS encoding tetrahydrofolate dehydrogenase/cyclohydrolase catalytic domain-containing protein, producing the protein MGNIINGKPVAEKITKDLINKVNVLKSKGIVPKLTIMRVGNNGSDLAYEKGAVKRASMIGIETEIKEYHKEISENEFIEELKKENENKNTNGILIFRPLPKQLREDKIKYVISEDKDVDCFSPFNVAKLMEGDKSGFIPCTPAAVIETLKYYNVQMSGKRAVVIGRSMVVGKPVSMLLLNENCTVTICHSKTSDIQDITSKADILIVGIGKANMINSDYIKENAVVIDVGINVDPNGKICGDVYTEDCVNKASMITPVPGGIGSITTSVLCKHVVEACIKQNNL
- a CDS encoding formate--tetrahydrofolate ligase → MKIMSDIEIAQNAKLQHIKDIAAKIGISEDDIEYYGKYKAKVNYNLLKDESTNRHGKLILTTAINPTPAGEGKTTTSIGIADALSKLGKKAIVALREPSLGPVFGIKGGAAGGGYAQVVPMEDINLHFTGDIHAIGAANNLLAAMIDNHIYQGNALDIDPRRITWRRCVDMNDRQLRSIVSGLGGKVNGMPREDGFDITVASEVMAIFCLAKDITDLKDRLSKIVIGYSRSGNPVTAGQLNAQGAMAALLKDALKPNLVQTLEGTPAFIHGGPFANIAHGCNSLMATKMALHFGDYVVTEAGFGADLGAEKFIDIKCRMAGLKPDAVIIVATVRALKYNGGVPKNELSSENLSALEKGLPNLLKHVENITKVFGLPAVVALNKFPTDTESEINLVEKKCNELGVNVKISDVWEKGGEGGKEVANEVLKLIDKSQNNFKFCYDEELPIKDKIKAIAQKIYGADDVIYTAQAEKEIAEIEKNGFIHTPVCIAKTQYSLTDDKTKLGRPTGFNITVRQVTISAGAGFVVAITGNIMKMPGLPKFPAAEKIDVDENGVISGLF
- a CDS encoding FadR/GntR family transcriptional regulator produces the protein MFSPIKNTKVYEQVIDQIKDMIVNGNLKKGDKLPSERELVEQLQVSRTSIREALRALQIIGLIECKQGEGNFIKESFESSLYEPLSIMFMLQESTPEEILELRKVMEIETTALAAKRIDDDELEHMKSLIMQFKNNNDDSSNGVKIDKEFHYLIAQSTKNLLILNILNAVSLLIDSFIKDARKKILSVEDNRDVLLQQHVDIYNALKEHNPKNAAMCMRKHLDFTNECMTSNKQAQ